Below is a window of Entelurus aequoreus isolate RoL-2023_Sb linkage group LG07, RoL_Eaeq_v1.1, whole genome shotgun sequence DNA.
taccggaagtagcgtgacgtcacaagcggtagtgctgctcacaattccccgttgtttacaatggagcgagagatattcggagcgagaaagcgacgattaccccattaatttgagcgaggatgaaagattcgtggatgaggaacgttagagtgacggactagaatgcagttcaagagatatcttttttcgctctgaccgtaacttaggtacaagctggctcattggaatccacactctctcctttttctattgtggatcacagatttgtattttaaaccacctgggatactatatcctcttgaaaatgagagtcgagaacgccaaatggacattcacagtgacttttatctccacgacaatacatcgaccaagctctttagcatgagctaacgtgatagcatctgtctcaaatgcaggtagaaacaaaataaataaatccctgactggaaggatagacagaagatcaacaatacgactatcaggagacaccgaaccaaacactggacatgtaaatacacggttaatgctgtgccgcctgtcgaagcctggcaatgctgttgctaacgacgctaaattagcaacaggacctcgtcagagctatgataaaaacattagcgctccacctacgccagccagccctcatctgctcatcaacacccgtgctcacctgcgttccagcgatcgacgatgcggtcggcggcccgaagacgtaggaagtcaaggtgaggtcgccggcgctagcgtctgctatccaacaaagtcctccttgttgtgttgctgcagccagccgctaatacaccgatcccacctacaacgttcttctttgcagcctccattgttcagtacataaattgcaaaagattcaccaacacagatgtccagaatactgtggaattttgtttaagaaaacagagtgtccaatagggtccaaacacttccgtggacctggcgacgtcacgcgcatacgtcatcctccaaaggcgttttgagccggaagttccccgggaaatgtaaaatgtcactttataagttaacccggccgtattggcatgtgttgcaatgttaagatttcatcattgatatataaactatcagactgcgtggtcgctagtagtggctttcagtaggcctttaaataaaaggttcttttttttaatgtttttattaaagtATCATTGATCTATTACAGTGGGTTATTCTTAAAACATTATTTGTTGGATTTGAGTCAAAGTGActtgaaaacaaaacaacaaatgaCAATTTTAAACATGATGAGCAGCAGTGGAGGGCAGACTTTTGCACCTCCGCCCCATTTGATTTTtctcatacatactgtatgtatgtaatattcagTATATAATcacaaaataagaaaaacatgtcAATATAAAACAATCTTCCTGGCTGAAGTCAAAGAATGTATAGACTGTACAATAAACATTTAGGTTGAATACAGAATGGATTAATTTGTCATTTTCATCTTTTCGGACCACCATGTTACCATAATCTTGATAGTTTTACAGAAAAACTGTGAAtattatacacagtacaggcccaaaatgtggacacaccttctcatatcaatgtgttttctttatttcgtgactgtttacattgtcgattgtcactgaaggcatcaaaactatgacacctgtgaagtgaaaaccctttcaggtgactacctcttgaagctcatggagagaatgccaagagtgtgcaacacagaaatcagagcaaagggtggctattttgaagacactagaaTATATTCAgttatttcagtttttttttttgcaaagtacATAActgcacatgtgttcattcatagttttgatgccttcagtgacaatctacagtggggcaaaaaagtatttagtcagccaccgattGTGCCAAGttctcccatttaaaatgatgacagaggtctgtaattttcatcataggtacacttcaactgtgagagacagaatgtgaaaaaaaaaatccaggaattcacgttgtaggaattttaaagaatttatttgtaaattatggtggaaaataagtatttggtcacttCAAACAAGGAAGATCTCTGGCTCTCTCAGACCTGTAACTTCTTCTTTAAGAAGCTCTTCTGTCCTCCACTCGTTACCTGTATTAATGGCACCTGTTTGAACTCGTTATCTGcataaaagacacctgtccacagcctcaaacagtcagactccaaactccactatggcccgtggggtcaaaatgatcatgagaACGGTGAGCAAAAATCCCAGAACCACACGGAGGGACCTGGTGAATGACCTGCAGAGAGCTGGGACCATCAGTAAGACGCTACGCCGACAGGGAATCAAATCCTGCAGGGCCAGATGTGTCCCCCTGCTTAAGCCGGTACATGTCTGAAGTTTGCCAGAGAGCACATGGATGATACAGCAGAGGATTGGGAGAATGTCATgttgtcagatgaaaccaaaatagaaCTTTTTGGTATAAACTCAACTCGTCGTGTTTGGTGGAAGAAGAATACTGAGttgcatcccaagaacaccatacctactgtgaagcacgggggtggaaacatcatgctttggggcTGTTTTTCTGCTAAGGCGACAGGACGACTGACCCGTGATAAGGAAAGAATGAATGGGGCCATGTATCGTGAGATTTTGAGCCAAAACCTCCTTCCATCAGTGAGAGCTTTGAAGATGAAACGTGGCTGGGTCTTCCAgcatgacaatgatcccaaacacaccgccCGGGCAGCAAAGGAGTGGCTCCGTAAGAAGCATTTGAAAgtcctggagtggcctagccagtctccagacctcaaccccatagaaaatctgtggagggagttgaaagtccgtgttgctcggcgacagccccaaaacatcacGGCTCTCGAGAAGATCTGCATGGAGGAATGGGACAAAATAGCAGCTACTGTGTGTGCAAACCTGGTAAAGACCTATAGTAATCCTTTGACCTCTGTTATTGCCAACAAAGGTTATATTACAAAGTATTGAGTTGAATTTGTGTTCTTGACCAAATaacaaaaagcttttatcaattacgccaaatagcgaaagtgaaaccgcttctatcaggacatgatctcgagaaatgaaTCCACGCCTTTATGTCGACTGgtctagactactgcaatgccctgtatgtaggcattagccaggcctgcagctcgtgcacaactctgctgctcgtctgctaacacagacccgcagacgtgagcacatcacccctatattagcgtcccttcactggctccctgtgcgttacagaatcaattttaaactccttttatttgtttttaaatgtctaaacaacctcgcgccaacatatctctccgacctccttcagccttactgccccacccgatccctaagatcagccgatcagctgctactgacggtcccggacacaaggctgacgCTTAGAggcgacagagctttcgccgctgctgctcccaagctctggaacgacctacctctgagtgttagacaagcctcctctcttcctgtttttaaatctctcttaaaaacatacttttattccatggcttttaacactgagtgatatccatcctgcaatggcgccccataatgcacctgctgtcaacctgtttttatattttatttatttattttttatcgcgttctgtttgtgttgtgttgtgtttgctcggttctcgtattatttttaacctgcccattgtacagcactttggctacccctgtggtacattttaaatgtgctttataaataaagttgatttgatttgaaatacttattttccaccataatttacaaataaattctttaaaattcctacaatgtgaattcctggattttttttccacattctgtctctcacagttgaagtgtacctatgatgaaaattacagacctctgtcatcattttaagtgggagaacttggcACAATCGGTGGCTGACTAAACACTTttttgtaaatagtcatgaaaataaagaaaacccatcaaatgaggagaaggtgtccaaacctttggcctgtactgtatgtattacgTATGTTTAACACACCAGCACCTTATTGTTGGCCATTTTTTTCTGCAAGCCTCCTCTTGAGCTCGGAATTCTGCTTTTGCAGCATTTTGTTCTGCGGGAGTGAGAGCCGGTGTTATCTTTTATCCCAGCAGCTCCTATCAAATTCGAATGAGGACTGCTGACCTTATGCCTGAGCGCCTCTACAATCAGATCTCGACCTCCTCTCGCCCTCTCCTCCTTCTTGGCGGTCCGGAAGACGTCGCCGACAGCGGAGACCAGCACGTGGGACTGAGGAAGGCGTGTCGGAATGTTGCTGCGGAGGCCTCACGTACACTCGAGAGGTGTTGGCGACATACTCACCAAGGTGTCGCTTTTGAACAGGTAGCAGTGGTACATGTCCACCGCAGGGTGCTTGGCCACGAAGCCGAACACTTTGGGCGACGACGGCATGACGGCGCAGAAGGAGATGGTGGCGAGCGGGCAGGTGTACAGCAGAAACTAGGAAGCGGGGGGGAAAAGATGATCAGTTCGATGCAAGGATTGAATTCTTTTTGAATTCTATATTTTGCCGCACATGTACCTTGGTTTTGTTCTCCAAAAGGTCGACACCATTCTGGGAGACAAAGAGGTGGACCTTGCTCTTCTTGGCGGTCTTCTCAGAGGCGTAAGGGTCAGGTGTCTAAAGATGGCAGGGGAAGACACTTCATGGAGGTACACCTGCCTTACGCTTACAGCGGGGatttccaaagtgcggcccgcaggtcattttttaacggacacacggcacattttaaaaatacgattgaaaaaaataatatacattaaaagtggtatttaaagagcaaacaggtgaaatgtaacaagaaaatcaatcaatcaatcaatgtttatttatatagccctaaatcacaagtgtctcaaagggctgtacatatatcgatatcaaccgatatatgcagtcgtggaattaacacattattatgcctaatttggacaaccaggtatggtgaagataaggtactttttaaaaaaaattaatcaaataaaataagataaataaattaaaaacattttcttgaataaaaaagaaagtacaacaatataaaaacagttacatagaaactagtaatgaatgaaaatttgtaaaattaactgttaaaggttagtaaatgtagcaatgttcactctaatcacacaaagctgccatgtaggctgtttctttctttaaaaaataataatgaatcaaaatcaatgtcattatgaattattgacctattcaaggctccaattacgtcacataaatattttgtgatattttttgggggaaaatgttgcatatgttGCATATacacgagctgtttttttttaaagaagggcctaaaacgaacaacataaacaacaataagacttataattgacagatctgaagttgatctcgagattcttGTGTTCAAAAATTAAacagtaaaataaaacaaaaattacaatttattttttaacactttaatgagtaggacccttttggatcccccacaattttagtgtgattagtttttaagtgtcattgctcaaaaaataacgaattaaaatcaatggtgttatgagttattgacctttttaaggctccaattattatatcatctcaaatatcccacttaaaaattgcatattttgtgggtttttttagggatgtccgataatggctttttgccgatatccgatatgccgatattgtccaactctttaattaccgataccgatatcaaccgatatatacagtcgtggaattaacacattattatgcctcatttggacaaccaggtatggtgaagataaggtacttttttaaaaaatgaatcaaataaaataagataaataaattaaaaacattttcttgaataaaaaagaaagtaaaacaatataaaaacagctacatagaagctagtaattaatgaaaatttgtaaaattaactgttaaaggttagtactattagtggagcagcagcacgcacaatcatgtgtgcttacggactgtatcccttgcagactgtattgatatatattgatatataatgtaggaagcagaatattaataacagaaagaaacaacccttttgtgtgaatgagtgtgaatgggggagggaggttttttgggttggtgcactaattgtaagtgtatcttgtgttttttatgtggatttaattaaaaaaaaaaaacaacaaaaaacgatgctgataataaaaaaaacgatacagataatttccgatattacattttaacgcatttatcggccgataatatcggcagaccgatattatcggacatcactagtttttttcattaaaaaaaagggttttctttgacaaaaagagcatacaatttaaatctttaaaaaatgttgtattgacagatagacctaatgttggtctagagatttaaaaacttgaataataacacaaacaataatactgaataatgacacattttttacatCTTTTGGAccaaaaaccctttggggtccccgggatcaatcctgagtggaagcctaaatgtatattttttatacatatattgtattggtttttaacatcaaaaatatcaaaatggcccctgcgagctttgatttttcaatgtgcggcacacagtggaaaaagtttggacacccctggcttacaggcttcgctacacatcttaaacagcaacagaagaaaaaaaatgagctCTTCCTGCCATCGGCCAGTCAGATACAGACATGGGAGTTGCACATTTCTTTGTTAACGTGCTAGCGAGATGTTGCTGTCAAAAgtgtgagtgtaatgttagcacttttaGGGTGTAGCACTCAATTCTGAGCCACCACCCCATACTCAAGACGAGTGAAAGGCCCCGAATCCCACCcacctgccacacacacacacacttgatattTTTacttgtgctaaaaaaaaaaatgtattgcattTATTTGGATTAAATCAGCTTTTTAAAACATATGTAAAAACCTTAAACTTTTTAAACATGGAAATAATACAGTATCTAGAGCAGAGACTCTTAAACTGTGGTAAACCACTGGTGGTacatgggctccatctagtggtacgtcaaTAAATCACTTAtctaaatagtcaaacagttactgttcaaactgtgtgatgttacagtggccaacaatatcaaatatacttgttaaaacctccaacttgtttttaatgaatacagtatttttcggagtataagtcgcaccggccgaaaatgcataataaagaaggaaaaaaacatatataagtcgcactggagtataagtcgcattttttggggagatttaattgataaaagccaacaccaagaatagacatttgaaaggcaatttaaaatgtctaaagaatagtgaacaacaggctgaataagtgtacgttatatgaggcataaataaccaactggtatgttaacgtaacatattatggtaagagtcattcaaataactataacatatagaacatgctatacagaacacttttccactttgtatcagtccatcttagatgagctcaggcccagcgaagccgacgccgtttctgggtgttgttgataaacggtttccgccttgcataggagttttaacttgcacttacagatgtagcgaccaactgtagttactgacagtgggtttctgaagtgttcccgagcccatgtggtgatatcctttacacactgatgtggcttgttgatgcagtacagcttgagggatggaaggtcacgggcttagctgcttacctgcagtgatttctccacattctctgaaccctttgatgatattacggagcgtagatggtgaaatccttaaattccttgcaatagctacttgagaaaggtttttcttaaactgttcaacaatttgctcacgcatttgttgacaaagtggtgaccctcgccccatccttgtttgtgaatgactgagcatttcatggaatctacttttatacccaatcatggcacccacctgttcccaatttgcctgttcacctgtgggatgttccaaataagtgtttgatgagcattcctcaactttatcagtatttattgccacctttcccaacttctttgtcacgtgttgctgccatcaaattctaaagttaatgattatttgcaaaaaaaatgtttatgagtttgaacatcaaatatgttgtctttgtagcatattcaactgaatatggcttgaaaaggatttgcaaatcattgtattccgtttatatttacatctaacacaatttcccaactcatatggaaacggggtttgtatatacaaacaattatacttatttgtttatttatatcccacatttagttcgtaattaacattgatcatagtattaactactgtgttgattcaagagtgatatatttttccaagacattggtcttaaagtgttttttaaatgtgtgaatggaactggaacattttaaggaatcatccaagctgttcacACCTAGGCCTTCATTGATGTGCTATTAGTCTGACTTTAAGAAATACCTCTCATAACACCATAATTTATGtcgccacatgaccacggctgcagaaatactatacagcaggggtcagcaacctttttgaaagcaagagctacttcttgggtagtgattaatgcgaagggctaccagtttgatacacacttaaataaattgccagaaatagccaatttgctcaatttacctttaacgttattattaataattaatgatatttatacttaattgaacggtttaaaagaggagaaaacatgaaaaaaattcaatttcgactctttaaaattcaagattcaaccgaaaaaaagaagagaaaaacttaaaaaaagaatttatggaacatcattactaatttttcctgattaagattaattttagaattttgatgacatgttttaaataggttaaaatccaatctacactttgttagaatatataacaaattggaccaagctatatttctaacaaagacaaatccttatGTATTCTagaatttccaaaacaaaaattttaaaagaaattcaaaagactttgaaataagatttaaatttgattctacagattttctagatttgacagaataatttttttgaattttaatcatagtaagtttgaagaaatatttcacaaatattcttcgtcgaaaaaacagaagctaaaatgaagaattaaattaaaatgtatttattattctttacaataaaaaaatacttgaacattgatttaaattgtcaggaaagaagaggaaggaatttaaaaggtaaaaaggtatatgtgtttaaaaatcctaaaatcatttttaaggttgtattttttctctaaaattgtctttctgaaagttataagaagcaaagtaaaaaaatgaatgaatttatttaaacaagtgaagaccaagtctttaaaatattttcttggattttcaaattctatttgagttttgtctctcttagaattaaaaatgtcgggcaaagcgagaccagcttgctagtaaataaatacaatttaaaaaatagaggcagctcactggtaagtgctgctatttgagctatttttagaacaggccagcgggctactcatctggtccttacgggctacctggtgcccgcgggcaccgcgttggtgacccctgctatacagaAACACTTGCGCACAACTGGGCATGGAATAAACTCTATGTTCCaccgcatttaaaaaacaaaaacccacATCAGCAGTTAAAACATATCTTTACGTGATAatgtcaaaatgaaaataattgtaaaaacataTTACACGTgagaaaataatgacaaaaatatTTAAAGTCACAATTTCCAGCACTCATCGGAAGCCGTAAGCCAGGGGTTGATTCGATTGAAAGTGGCAGACAAACCATTTCACCGGCTGGCACAGGTCAGCTAGCTCAAGGGTTGGCTGACCTTGTCTTACGAGGTCGAGCTTCTCTTCAAATGTCCTTCTTGAATATCGCCTTGCAAGTATATACCTGCAACCTTATCAACGTTTTTGCTCTTCTTCGGCCGTCGTGGGTTTAAAAAAGCGAGTCGATATCAGGTTTCTCTGCGAGCCAAGTGTGGTTCCGGTGTGGCTCTGTTGAGTTGGATAGCACTTCCTGCTCTCGCAACTTATGATTACATACTTGTGATTCTCAAGTGagcatccaatcacaggacgcgtaaatgtcacgttcttactgacaacaactcgcgatctgattggctatcgcaacggtctatcaactgtatgtgcctgctcacagtgcacagacgcccgcattgttgattctgaaggccccgggcagatttggtacagcatggcaacataagctagcggaATTCTGATGGGATAAAAACTCTTAACCTAaacacaacagcactggaaggaacaTAAaaggacatgaagagaatatgaattgttttagatatttatggaaagtaaaataaaaattactctttatctttaattatgatcatgatttctggttatgttaggccagaacactgcaaaaactaaaaactaagtaagatgaaatatctcaaataagggtgatatttgcttattttctgtctgataagatcattcttctcactaagcagattttatgttagagtgttctacttgttttaagggttttggtcctaaatgatctcagtaagattttACAGCttattgctgagatttgatgacctatattgagttaaacatgcttgaaactagaatatcaactgttgcaaagtaagaactgaactgggcaagaaagcatttaggttttcagcagcgaaggcttggaataacctacaatcgaatattaaacttcaaacccttgttacgttgaatgagtttaaagcttctgtgaaaggactgcagtctaccttgtctgtatgcacatgtgttatgtgagcaagttttaatgtcgtaaatgtgatgttttatgtatttgtttactgtttttaatgtaaccttgctgctgccctcttggccaggtctcccttggaaaagagatctttgatctcaatgggattttacctggttaaataaaggctaataaataaataaataaatcaactgttgcaaagctgtgtcatcaacactcacaagtataaaactactgttttaaaggcctactgaaagccactactagcgaccacgcagtctgatagtttatatatcaatgatgaaatcttaacattgcaacacatgccaatacggccgggttaacttataaagtgacattttaaatttcccggggaacttccggctgaaaacgtctatgtatgatgacgtatgcacgtgatgtcgatggttgaagcggaagtattcggacacattgtatcacaa
It encodes the following:
- the LOC133653229 gene encoding PTB domain-containing engulfment adapter protein 1-like produces the protein MSDTEDDNEISFTVKFIGRVEVVSPNGLNILEEAAQSLKTPDPYASEKTAKKSKVHLFVSQNGVDLLENKTKFLLYTCPLATISFCAVMPSSPKVFGFVAKHPAVDMYHCYLFKSDTLSHVLVSAVGDVFRTAKKEERARGGRDLIVEALRHKNKMLQKQNSELKRRLAEKNGQQ